The following are encoded in a window of Pectinophora gossypiella chromosome 24, ilPecGoss1.1, whole genome shotgun sequence genomic DNA:
- the LOC126377876 gene encoding orphan steroid hormone receptor 2 isoform X2, whose amino-acid sequence MEGQDQMEMKFSGGGDVGGLELCIVCGDRASGRHYGAISCEGCKGFFKRSIRKKLGYQCRGSMNCEVTKHHRNRCQYCRLQKCLACGMRSDSVQHERKPIVDKSKNEREGHERQAAYSKLLGLAGQGQINPKEEPSEAFGPVSPAPALNFALAAAVAFNKGSPVSPYLTPSGPGDMEGARRQQLMLQTQLAKNLFKMGQFGAINEYLQSAAYAAAPDVPMSNVHVSDNQQSDAEEPGILSTAESLQLPLSLPAPAPPHLRLHAVCEAGARLLAATARWLLNVPAAAALPFEIQVILLKKCWPELFVLGLAKYSAALSLSSLLPLLVSHLQTVLRDRAASADADRGADLAQPEITAADYSDERVSEVSGMLSRLQQFLAHLDQLRVNDREHAHLRALCLFSPDGVPDFLSSKLQDYQTRVLRSLKAVCSSDENRLATLLLQLPTLRSFTGPFLEDVFFVGFVGDVSIDDVVPHLLHAER is encoded by the exons ATGGAAGGGCAGGACCAGATGGAGATGAAGTTCAGTGGAGGAGGCGATGTGGGGGGCCTGGAGCTGTGTATTGTATGCGGGGACCGTGCCTCCGGCAGGCATTATGGTGCTATTAGTTGTGAAG GTTGCAAAGGCTTCTTCAAGCGATCGATCCGCAAGAAGCTAGGGTACCAATGCCGCGGCAGCATGAACTGCGAGGTGACGAAGCATCACCGTAACCGATGCCAGTACTGCCGCCTGCAGAAGTGCCTCGCGTGCGGTATGAGAAGCGACT CGGTCCAGCATGAACGCAAGCCCATCGTGGATAAGAGCAAGAACGAGCGGGAAGGCCACGAGAGACAAGCGGCCTACTCCAAGCTGCTTGGGCTAGCGGGGCAGGGGCAG ATTAACCCTAAAGAAGAACCGTCGGAAGCGTTCGGGCCGGTGTCGCCAGCGCCCGCTCTCAACTTCGCGCTCGCGGCCGCCGTCGCTTTCAACAAGGGCAGTCCAG TGTCCCCCTATCTGACGCCATCCGGCCCCGGCGACATGGAGGGCGCGCGGCGTCAACAGCTCATGCTGCAGACGCAGCTGGCAAAGAACCTGTTTAAGATGGGCCAGTTCGGAGCCATCAACGAGTACCTGCAGTCGGCCGCGTACGCCGCCGCGCCAGATGTGCCCATGTCCAACGTGCATGTCAGTGATAACCAGCAGAGCGATG CAGAGGAGCCGGGCATCCTGAGCACGGCGGAGTCGCTGCAGCTGCCGCTGTCgctgccggcgccggcgccgccgcacCTGCGGCTGCACGCCGTGTGCGAGGCGGGCGCGCGCCTGCTGGCCGCCACCGCGCGCTGGCTGCTCAAcgtgcccgccgccgccgcgctgcc GTTCGAGATCCAAGTGATCCTCCTAAAGAAGTGCTGGCCGGAGCTGTTCGTCCTAGGGCTAGCCAAATACAGCGCGGCGTTGTCGCTGTCGTCGCTGCTGCCGCTGCTGGTGAGCCACCTGCAGACCGTGCTGCGGGACCGCGCCGCCAGCGCGGACGCGGACCGAGGGGCCGACTTGGCACAACCAGAG ATAACAGCGGCGGACTACTCGGACGAGCGCGTGTCGGAGGTGAGCGGCATGCTGTCGCGGCTGCAGCAGTTCCTCGCGCACCTCGACCAGCTGCGGGTCAATGACCGCGAGCACGCGCACCTACGCGCACTCTGTCTCTTCTCACCCG ACGGCGTACCAGACTTCCTAAGCTCCAAGCTTCAAGACTACCAAACGCGCGTCCTCCGCTCACTGAAGGCAGTATGCAGTAGCGACGAGAACCGCCTGGCTACCCTGTTACTGCAGCTGCCAACACTGCGCTCCTTCACCGGGCCATTCTTAGAAGATGTGTTCTTCGTAGGGTTCGTTGGTGACGTCAGCATTGACGATGTCGT
- the LOC126377876 gene encoding orphan steroid hormone receptor 2 isoform X1, with protein MEGQDQMEMKFSGGGDVGGLELCIVCGDRASGRHYGAISCEGCKGFFKRSIRKKLGYQCRGSMNCEVTKHHRNRCQYCRLQKCLACGMRSDSVQHERKPIVDKSKNEREGHERQAAYSKLLGLAGQGQINPKEEPSEAFGPVSPAPALNFALAAAVAFNKGSPVSPYLTPSGPGDMEGARRQQLMLQTQLAKNLFKMGQFGAINEYLQSAAYAAAPDVPMSNVHVSDNQQSDVAEEPGILSTAESLQLPLSLPAPAPPHLRLHAVCEAGARLLAATARWLLNVPAAAALPFEIQVILLKKCWPELFVLGLAKYSAALSLSSLLPLLVSHLQTVLRDRAASADADRGADLAQPEITAADYSDERVSEVSGMLSRLQQFLAHLDQLRVNDREHAHLRALCLFSPDGVPDFLSSKLQDYQTRVLRSLKAVCSSDENRLATLLLQLPTLRSFTGPFLEDVFFVGFVGDVSIDDVVPHLLHAER; from the exons ATGGAAGGGCAGGACCAGATGGAGATGAAGTTCAGTGGAGGAGGCGATGTGGGGGGCCTGGAGCTGTGTATTGTATGCGGGGACCGTGCCTCCGGCAGGCATTATGGTGCTATTAGTTGTGAAG GTTGCAAAGGCTTCTTCAAGCGATCGATCCGCAAGAAGCTAGGGTACCAATGCCGCGGCAGCATGAACTGCGAGGTGACGAAGCATCACCGTAACCGATGCCAGTACTGCCGCCTGCAGAAGTGCCTCGCGTGCGGTATGAGAAGCGACT CGGTCCAGCATGAACGCAAGCCCATCGTGGATAAGAGCAAGAACGAGCGGGAAGGCCACGAGAGACAAGCGGCCTACTCCAAGCTGCTTGGGCTAGCGGGGCAGGGGCAG ATTAACCCTAAAGAAGAACCGTCGGAAGCGTTCGGGCCGGTGTCGCCAGCGCCCGCTCTCAACTTCGCGCTCGCGGCCGCCGTCGCTTTCAACAAGGGCAGTCCAG TGTCCCCCTATCTGACGCCATCCGGCCCCGGCGACATGGAGGGCGCGCGGCGTCAACAGCTCATGCTGCAGACGCAGCTGGCAAAGAACCTGTTTAAGATGGGCCAGTTCGGAGCCATCAACGAGTACCTGCAGTCGGCCGCGTACGCCGCCGCGCCAGATGTGCCCATGTCCAACGTGCATGTCAGTGATAACCAGCAGAGCGATG TAGCAGAGGAGCCGGGCATCCTGAGCACGGCGGAGTCGCTGCAGCTGCCGCTGTCgctgccggcgccggcgccgccgcacCTGCGGCTGCACGCCGTGTGCGAGGCGGGCGCGCGCCTGCTGGCCGCCACCGCGCGCTGGCTGCTCAAcgtgcccgccgccgccgcgctgcc GTTCGAGATCCAAGTGATCCTCCTAAAGAAGTGCTGGCCGGAGCTGTTCGTCCTAGGGCTAGCCAAATACAGCGCGGCGTTGTCGCTGTCGTCGCTGCTGCCGCTGCTGGTGAGCCACCTGCAGACCGTGCTGCGGGACCGCGCCGCCAGCGCGGACGCGGACCGAGGGGCCGACTTGGCACAACCAGAG ATAACAGCGGCGGACTACTCGGACGAGCGCGTGTCGGAGGTGAGCGGCATGCTGTCGCGGCTGCAGCAGTTCCTCGCGCACCTCGACCAGCTGCGGGTCAATGACCGCGAGCACGCGCACCTACGCGCACTCTGTCTCTTCTCACCCG ACGGCGTACCAGACTTCCTAAGCTCCAAGCTTCAAGACTACCAAACGCGCGTCCTCCGCTCACTGAAGGCAGTATGCAGTAGCGACGAGAACCGCCTGGCTACCCTGTTACTGCAGCTGCCAACACTGCGCTCCTTCACCGGGCCATTCTTAGAAGATGTGTTCTTCGTAGGGTTCGTTGGTGACGTCAGCATTGACGATGTCGT
- the LOC126377863 gene encoding U3 small nucleolar ribonucleoprotein protein MPP10, producing the protein MTSVEVENIIDKFQVLTQKPVKFLSVQEDVKDDIKNLVKSLYDYTKSQESGAKKEKKSALPELIIEDFDEEQIWQQIELQNSECWDHLVWEVANCMSAKDTLKFSVEVSQKQTEESDVEDEEMDDEEMSEASNNEEEMPKKKKDKKVKAKPSIVDDKFFKLQEMEKFLLNEEKNEGKHDSDEESVDLFEEVDSEEDEEGGGKEMMYDDFFNQEDDGIYEQQNDENYDQENDEKSDESPDEDQQEIVEQPKKKGKKVTFADQSSDETSDDKDSEEETNNIVNKKQTKQEKKSEFEMRQERLQQTINRLEQKTLNEAPWQLKGEVDATKRPQNSLLQEVVDFDLTSRPAPIITEQTTITLEDIIRQRIKDKAWDDVIRKEKPVDDQLSFRKQEILDQSKSKQSLAEVYEAEYLKQKQALSGEVEEEKEPESHTQIREAMAKLFSKLDALSHYHYTPKPPQAEVKIVSNTPAISMEEVAPVATSEAALLAPEEVKKKCRGDLMSKEERTQTDKNRERRKKKQQQRKKGQVSKVTEHRNTSKAVEANDKSLKTSKAFFQQLNDDSTSLIKKKNKPNIKNKGQ; encoded by the coding sequence ATGACGTCCGTAGAAGTGGAGAACATCATTGATAAGTTTCAAGTTTTGACACAGAAACCTGTAAAGTTTTTATCCGTTCAGGAAGATGTGAAGGACGATATTAAAAACTTGGTGAAATCGCTTTACGATTATACCAAATCGCAGGAAAGTGGTGCGAAAAAAGAGAAGAAGAGTGCTTTGCCAGAATTGATAATAGAAGATTTTGATGAAGAACAAATATGGCAACAAATTGAGTTGCAAAATTCGGAGTGTTGGGATCACTTAGTATGGGAAGTGGCAAACTGCATGTCTGCTAAAGACACTCTTAAATTCTCTGTTGAGGTGTCTCAAAAGCAGACAGAAGAATCTGATGTCGAAGATGAGGAAATGGATGACGAAGAAATGTCGGAAGCTTCCAACAATGAAGAGGAGAtgcctaaaaagaaaaaagataaaaaggTTAAGGCGAAACCTTCTATTGTTGACGATAAGTTCTTTAAACTGCAAGAAATGGAAAAATTCCTGCTGAACGAAGAGAAAAACGAAGGAAAACATGATTCTGATGAAGAATCTGTAGATTTATTTGAAGAAGTGGACAGCGAAGAAGATGAAGAGGGTGGTGGCAAAGAAATGATGTATGATGACTTCTTCAACCAGGAAGATGATGGAATTTACGAACAGCAGAATGATGAAAATTATGACCAGGAGAATGATGAGAAATCAGATGAAAGTCCGGATGAAGATCAACAAGAAATAGTAGAACAACCTAAAAAGAAAGGTAAAAAAGTTACATTTGCAGATCAATCATCAGATGAAACATCTGATGACAAAGATAGTGAAGAAGAAACAAACAACATTGTGAATAAAAAACAGACTAAACAAGAAAAGAAATCTGAATTTGAGATGCGTCAAGAAAGGTTACAGCAAACAATAAATAGACTTGAACAGAAAACTTTGAATGAAGCTCCGTGGCAGTTGAAGGGTGAAGTGGATGCCACAAAGCGTCCTCAAAACTCTTTGCTTCAAGAAGTTGTTGATTTTGACTTGACAAGTCGTCCAGCCCCTATTATTACTGAGCAAACCACAATTACTTTGGAAGATATAATCAGACAGAGAATCAAAGATAAGGCTTGGGATGATGTCATTAGGAAGGAGAAGCCTGTGGATGATCAATTGAGCTTCCGTAAGCAGGAAATACTAGACCAGTCTAAGAGCAAGCAAAGTTTAGCTGAAGTGTATGAGGCAGAGTACCTTAAGCAGAAGCAAGCACTCTCTGGTGAAGTTGAGGAAGAGAAAGAACCGGAAAGTCACACTCAAATCCGTGAGGCCATGGCGAAGTTGTTCTCAAAACTGGATGCATTATCTCACTATCATTACACTCCAAAACCACCTCAAGCTGAGGTGAAAATCGTTAGTAATACTCCAGCTATATCTATGGAGGAAGTTGCACCGGTTGCTACAAGTGAAGCCGCATTATTGGCCCCAGAAGAAGTTAAGAAGAAATGCAGAGGAGACCTTATGAGTAAAGAAGAAAGGACACAGACAGACAAGAATAGGGAAAGAAGGAAAAAGAAGCAACAGCAACGTAAGAAAGGACAAGTGTCCAAGGTAACTGAACACAGAAACACGTCAAAAGCTGTAGAAGCCAATGATAAGTCATTGAAGACATCCAAAGCATTCTTCCAGCAACTCAATGATGATTCAACtagtttaataaagaaaaaaaataaacctaatATTAAGAATAAAGGacaataa